A genomic window from Anthonomus grandis grandis chromosome 2, icAntGran1.3, whole genome shotgun sequence includes:
- the LOC126748645 gene encoding uncharacterized protein LOC126748645: protein MSSEIEVPETPNWLKDLEEKRERRLKARLGHEAGAGAPCLKCEDKCPGLDLHFWRKACKICRCPKEEHDVPDDDVYGWAQFQLLGSKPSKVKTKIVLPGKKDEVELEWAPKGHKETIDKYLKTLPPESLPVKGSQAAQERKQLLQKQIPVHDIDPSLCHELNEEEVKKMEDYIDHVKKSSVGVGQIVNLSSVIKANLHNISPQEAHIIASRYSKGIPFSELVKLQAGLAKNLENLTLNSPKKTPLKEMQPVNPIQQETLQNPLHASKFKDITQPWYSNTSPGKGTTSAQYSENVQRQQKPDYAIDKKLLQGTNFDPSKTPSQFLGYHTPGYRPKDQYGFENPYFNQPKYEEQNPQAPKSVKDLIYSTYDPDKGPVPQDEGSSRSFNPKDSGYNSNLVPNTYKHDPSVFQSMPMDPAKTIPQGIPRFDPLTGKLIKEDHRYPQKISSGPHLPRFDPETGKYIKEDLKYPQNIAGGAIFDPVTGKYLAERLKGPEGALSRVDPITGKLIPGYQSAQMPRYDPKTGKYIEEDARYPQNIAGGAIYDPITGNYLAETREGPGGALSMIDPVTGKLSSGYQSMPRYDPETGKYIEGGSYYPGNMEGGKVIDPVTGQPIPGHHVGQMPRYDPETGKYIEGGSNYPGNMKGGGVIDPVTGQPIPWHHVGQMSRYDPETGKYIQEDPRYPKNILGRTIFDPVTGKYLPDTGAGEYDPITGKPIPGHHFNQLPRFDPETGKYIEDDPRYQQRLADSRVFDPITGKYLSDNERGAELDPITGKPRFDPESGKYLADPKSQEVAKPYNPNTSKYITDDVPLFDPVTGKYIPEDQRLPNSDSKKPSVLESIRRFENAMSPKGLNKLRKPLCDLQPGQINVSEDYLEPHMVNIGAIQDINPEIRAATTKLNPGFEDQNEDNNADYSPDSIREILNNIKLPDCHYCKKPFEENEFAVTIDRANVLFHAQCFKCAGCNQSLADNIYFYYKDTNNVYCGRDYAKIMGYPRCSACDELIFTKEYCLAENSTFHLKHFCCFQCDTPLAGQDYTLEDEKPYCLPCFETSKAAKCSTCENVIKPDEMGCQLNGVHFHAEDRCFRCIVCSVPLMGKKMLLRNEKLYCSHECFNTGKK from the exons ATGAGCAGCGAAATCGAAGTACCAGAAACGCCCAATTGGCTTAAAGATTTAGAAGAAAAGCGTGAACGACGACTGAAGGCTCGATTGGGGCACGAGGCGGGTGCCGGCGCCCCTTGCCTTAAGTGTGAAGACAAATGTCCGGGGCTGGATCTGCATTTCTGGAGAAAGGCCTGTAAAATTTGCAGGTGCCCAAAAGAGGAGCATGACGTGCCAGACGATGATGTTTACGGGTGGGCTCAGTTTCAATTATTGGGCAGCAAACCCAGTAAAGTCAAAACTAAAATTG ttttgccTGGCAAAAAGGACGAAGTGGAGCTTGAGTGGGCGCCCAAAGGTCATAAAGAAACCATcgataaatatttgaaaactttACCGCCAGAATCTTTACCGGTTAAAGGATCACAGGCTGCACAAGAGAGGAAGCAACTTCTGCAGAAGCAGATTCCCGTTCACGACATCGATCCGAGTCTGtgtcatgaactaaatgaagaagAAGTCAAGAAAATGGAAGATTACATAGACCATGTTAAGAAGAGTTCTGTGGGCGTTGGTCAAATCGTTAACTTATCAAGCGTCATCAAag CGAACCTGCACAACATTAGCCCTCAGGAAGCGCATATAATCGCCAGCCGTTACTCGAAAGGAATCCCATTCAGTGAACTAGTAAAACTACAAGCAGGTTTAGCAAAGAATCTGGAAAATCTGACCCTTAACAGTCCAAAGAAAACCCCACTTAAAGAAATGCAGCCAGTAAACCCAATCCAACAAGAGACTTTACAAAACCCTTTGCATGCGAGCAAATTTAAAGACATCACACAGCCATGGTATTCAAATACTAGTCCTGGAAAAGGGACGACGAGCGCACAATATTCCGAAAATGTCCAAAGGCAGCAAAAACCCGACTATGCCATCGATAAAAAACTGTTGCAAGGCACCAACTTTGATCCGTCAAAGACCCCAAGTCAATTCTTAGGATACCATACGCCAGGATACAGGCCCAAAGACCAATATGGATTCGAAAATCCGTATTTCAATCAACCGAAATACGAAGAACAAAATCCACAAGCGCCAAAAAGTGTTAAGGACTTGATTTACAGCACCTATGATCCCGATAAAGGACCAGTCCCACAAGATGAAGGTTCTTCAAGGAGTTTTAATCCTAAGGATTCTGGATATAATTCTAACTTAGTGCCAAACACTTATAAACATGATCCTAGTGTCTTCCAGTCTATGCCTATGGATCCTGCCAAAACAATACCTCAAGGAATCCCTAGGTTTGATCCACTGACAGGAAAACTTATTAAAGAAGATCATAgatatccacaaaaaatatctaGTGGGCCACACTTACCAAGATTTGATCCTGAAACCGGCAAATATATCAAAGAAGATCTTAAATATCCACAGAATATTGCTGGTGGTGCCATATTTGACCCTGTTACTGGCAAATATCTAGCAGAAAGGCTGAAGGGACCAGAAGGAGCTTTGTCTAGAGTTGATCCTATTACTGGAAAACTTATTCCAGGTTATCAGTCGGCACAAATGCCCAGATACGATCCTAAAACAGGCAAATATATTGAGGAAGATGCTAGATATCCACAAAACATTGCAGGTGGTGCCATATATGATCCTATTACTGGCAATTATCTTGCAGAAACTCGGGAGGGACCAGGAGGAGCTTTATCTATGATTGATCCTGTTACCGGAAAACTTAGTTCAGGTTATCAGTCAATGCCAAGATATGATCCTGAAACTGGGAAATATATTGAGGGAGGTTCTTATTATCCAGGAAATATGGAAGGAGGAAAAGTAATTGATCCTGTTACAGGGCAACCAATTCCAGGGCACCACGTTGGCCAAATGCCAAGATATGATCCTGAAACTGGGAAATATATTGAAGGAG GTTCTAATTATCCAGGAAATATGAAAGGAGGAGGAGTGATTGATCCTGTTACAGGGCAACCAATTCCATGGCACCACGTTGGCCAAATGTCAAGATATGACCCTGAAACCGGAAAATATATTCAAGAAGATCCCAGATATCCGAAAAATATACTTGGTAGGACAATATTTGACCCTGTCACTGGCAAATATTTACCAGACACAGGAGCAGGAGAATATGATCCTATTACTGGAAAACCTATACCAGGGCATCACTTTAATCAGCTACCTAGATTTGATCCTGAAACTGGCAAATATATTGAGGATGATCCAAGATATCAACAAAGATTGGCTGATTCTAGAGTATTTGACCCAATTACTGGAAAATACTTATCTGATAACGAGAGAGGTGCGGAGTTGGATCCGATCACAGGAAAGCCACGATTTGATCCTGAAAGTGGTAAATATCTTGCAGATCCCAAATCACAAGAAGTTGCCAAACCTTACAATCCTAATACTAGTAAATACATCACGGATGATGTTCCATTGTTTGATCCAGTAACTGGCAAATATATCCCAGAAGATCAGAGACTCCCAAATTCAGATTCTAAAAAACCGAGTGTTTTAGAGAGCATTAGACGTTTCGAAAATGCCATGTCACCGAAAGGTCTGAACAAACTCAGAAAACCGTTGTGCGACCTCCAACCGGGTCAGATAAACGTCTCGGAAGACTATTTGGAGCCTCATATGGTCAATATCGGCGCCATACAAGACATAAATCCGGAAATTCGAGCGGCTACGACCAAACTGAATCCCGGTTTCGAAGACCAGAACGAAGACAACAATGCCGATTACAGTCCCGATAGCATTAGGgagattttaaataacattaagcTACCCGACTGTCATTACTGCAAAAAGCCTTTTGAAGAGAACGAATTTGCCGTGACCATTGACAGGGCGAACGTGCTGTTCCACGCACAATGCTTCAAATGCGCCGGTTGCAACCAGAGTTTGGCGGAtaacatttacttttattataaagataCCAACAACGTTTATTGCGGCAGGGATTATGCCAAGATAATGGGTTATCCGAGGTGTTCCGCTTGCGACGAGCTAATTTTCACCAAAGAGTATTGCCTCGCGGAGAACTCCACGTTCCACTTGAAGCATTTTTGTTGCTTTCAGTGTGACACCCCATTGGCGGGTCAAGATTACACTTTGGAGGACGAAAAACCGTATTGTTTACCTTGTTTCGAAACTTCCAAGGCGGCAAAATGTAGCACATGCGAAAACGTGATTAAGCCCGATGAGATGGGGTGTCAGCTGAACGGGGTGCATTTTCACGCGGAAGATCGCTGCTTTAGGTGCATAGTTTGCAGTGT
- the LOC126750067 gene encoding LOW QUALITY PROTEIN: nucleic acid dioxygenase ALKBH1 (The sequence of the model RefSeq protein was modified relative to this genomic sequence to represent the inferred CDS: inserted 4 bases in 2 codons; substituted 3 bases at 3 genomic stop codons), which yields MDPANLVPDNKDWLLFIKNPFTVLGQRYXTIRCLKYYSKKPNIAWTNKDLXVTMCLYXINKWITXNWNTKVDSESNRGKFPKDLRDMTAFISRVLGLNSFSAEAAIVNYHHMDSTLSGHTDHSERNLQAPLFSFSFGQTXLLGGKTIDNIAIPMFLCSGDIIIMGKEPRLCYHGVPKILQMDSRMWGNLNIDNEKNIPKDYRDVLRISKDEALWKPFGDYLTHSRININVRQVLYDGEKQLT from the exons ATGGATCCTGCTAATTTGGTGCCAGACAATAAGGACTG gcttttgtttattaaaaaccCATTTACTGTTCTGGGGCAGAGGTACTGAACCATCAGGTGCCTTAAATACTACTCTAAGAAACCAAATATAGCATGGACTAATAAAGATTTGTGAGTAACAATGTGCCTCTATTAAATAAACAAGTGGATCAC TAATTGGAATACTAAAGTTGATTCAGAAAGTAATAGGGGCAAATTTCCAAAGGATCTTAGAGATATGACAGCATTTATAAGCAGGGTATTGGGTTTAAACAGCTTCTCTGCAGAGGCAGCCATAGTCAACTACCACCACATGGACTCGACTCTTTCAGGACATACAGACCATTCAGAGAGAAACCTTCAAGCCCCTCTGTTCTCATTTAGTTTTGGACAAAC GCTGTTAGGAGGAAAAACTATTGATAATATTGCTATTCCTATGTTCCTATGCAGTGGGGACATAATAATAATGGGCAAAGAGCCCAGACTTTGCTATCATGGAGTGCCAAAGATACTACAAATGGATTCAAGGATGTGGGGCAATTTGAATATTGATAATGAGAAAAATATACCTAAAGATTACAGGGATGTCCTCAGGATATCCAAAGATGAGGCACTATGGAAACCTTTTGGGGATTATTTGACTCATTCGAGGATTAACATTAATGTCCGGCAAGTATTGTACGATGGAGAGAAGCAGCTAACATAA
- the LOC126748701 gene encoding zinc transporter ZIP9 isoform X2 encodes MEEVPMLVGLALVMLVGSFLAGSIPLFFAFSEEKLKKFTVFGAGLLVGTALAVIIPEGVRSIVSENVPHAHNDSTNTQDHSDPLSVIGISLVAGFIFMLIVDQISQSRNENLSPADKNVTATVGLVVHAAADGIALGAAATTSHADVEIIVFLAIMLHKAPAAFGLVTFLLHEGIDRQRIRRHLLIFSLAAPIATLVTYFGIGQKQKETLSSFNATGIAMLFSAGTFLYVATVHVLADLTQPAHHGGQYAKLPQSLEGGGKPQPHSAALKPWELLYLVLGCLCPLVLTAGHHH; translated from the exons ATGGAGGAAGTGCCGATGTTGGTTGGGCTGGCTCTGGTTATGCTTGTTGGGTCTTTTTTAGCTGGTTCCATACCCTTGTTCTTCGCTTTTTCTGag gaaaagttaaaaaagttcaCTGTCTTTGGAGCTGGCTTACTAGTAGGCACTGCCTTGGCAGTCATTATTCCAGAAG GTGTAAGATCTATAGTATCAGAAAATGTTCCACATGCCCATAATGACTCCACAAATACCCAGGATCACAGTGATCCTCTATCTGTGATAGGCATCAGTTTAGTTGCCggttttatatttatgttaattgTTGATCAA atttcaCAAAgtagaaatgaaaatttaagcCCTGCTGATAAAAATGTAACTGCTACAGTCGGTCTAGTGGTGCATGCAGCTGCAGATGGAATTGCTCTAG gTGCCGCAGCCACTACCAGCCACGCCGACGTAGAAATAATTGTATTTCTGGCCATAATGCTGCACAAAGCTCCCGCTGCGTTTGGTTTGGTGACTTTTTTGCTCCATGAGGGTATTGATAG aCAAAGAATAAGGAGGCATCTATTGATCTTCTCCTTAGCGGCTCCAATAGCTACTCTAGTGACCTATTTTGGAATAGGTCAGAAGCAGAAAGAGACATTAAGTTCCTTTAATGCTACTG GTATAGCGATGTTATTTTCTGCTGGTACATTCCTCTATGTGGCGACGGTTCACGTTTTAGCGGATCTGACTCAACCAGCCCATCATGGAGGGCAATATGCGAAACTGCCGCAAAGTTTGGAGGGCGGCGGTAAACCTCAACCTCACTCGGCCGCATTAAAGCCTTGGGAGTTGCTCTATTTGGTGTTGGGCTGTTTGTGTCCTTTGGTTCTTACTGCCGGACACCACCATTAG
- the LOC126748701 gene encoding zinc transporter ZIP9-A isoform X1: MEIFYLKDVSKVCVLCLAMFTGSIISGYMPMVFQFSEEKLKKFTVFGAGLLVGTALAVIIPEGVRSIVSENVPHAHNDSTNTQDHSDPLSVIGISLVAGFIFMLIVDQISQSRNENLSPADKNVTATVGLVVHAAADGIALGAAATTSHADVEIIVFLAIMLHKAPAAFGLVTFLLHEGIDRQRIRRHLLIFSLAAPIATLVTYFGIGQKQKETLSSFNATGIAMLFSAGTFLYVATVHVLADLTQPAHHGGQYAKLPQSLEGGGKPQPHSAALKPWELLYLVLGCLCPLVLTAGHHH; the protein is encoded by the exons AtggagatattttatttaaaagatgtgTCAAAAGTTTGTGTTTTGTGTTTGGCAATGTTTACTGGGTCCATCATTTCTGGTTATATGCCTATGGTATTCCAGTTTTCTGAG gaaaagttaaaaaagttcaCTGTCTTTGGAGCTGGCTTACTAGTAGGCACTGCCTTGGCAGTCATTATTCCAGAAG GTGTAAGATCTATAGTATCAGAAAATGTTCCACATGCCCATAATGACTCCACAAATACCCAGGATCACAGTGATCCTCTATCTGTGATAGGCATCAGTTTAGTTGCCggttttatatttatgttaattgTTGATCAA atttcaCAAAgtagaaatgaaaatttaagcCCTGCTGATAAAAATGTAACTGCTACAGTCGGTCTAGTGGTGCATGCAGCTGCAGATGGAATTGCTCTAG gTGCCGCAGCCACTACCAGCCACGCCGACGTAGAAATAATTGTATTTCTGGCCATAATGCTGCACAAAGCTCCCGCTGCGTTTGGTTTGGTGACTTTTTTGCTCCATGAGGGTATTGATAG aCAAAGAATAAGGAGGCATCTATTGATCTTCTCCTTAGCGGCTCCAATAGCTACTCTAGTGACCTATTTTGGAATAGGTCAGAAGCAGAAAGAGACATTAAGTTCCTTTAATGCTACTG GTATAGCGATGTTATTTTCTGCTGGTACATTCCTCTATGTGGCGACGGTTCACGTTTTAGCGGATCTGACTCAACCAGCCCATCATGGAGGGCAATATGCGAAACTGCCGCAAAGTTTGGAGGGCGGCGGTAAACCTCAACCTCACTCGGCCGCATTAAAGCCTTGGGAGTTGCTCTATTTGGTGTTGGGCTGTTTGTGTCCTTTGGTTCTTACTGCCGGACACCACCATTAG